The Clostridium septicum genome contains a region encoding:
- a CDS encoding DUF5317 family protein: protein MIETIIIALIFAKSKGLKIKDIFKNWTIYPIILMEIIYIFVQINIFNANYSVIKYSEILKIIYFCSYIPLILKYNQYLSAIIGSFFMIIGGFLNDIAIRANGGKMPVFPTLSYFTGYIKSDSFIRVNDIHILGDCTTKFKFLTDIFDLGYSVLSIGDIFIRFYVFIIIYKSIKYINKVDCE, encoded by the coding sequence TAGCTCTTATATTTGCTAAAAGTAAAGGCTTAAAAATTAAAGATATATTTAAAAATTGGACTATATATCCAATAATATTAATGGAGATAATATATATATTTGTACAAATTAATATATTTAATGCTAATTATAGTGTTATAAAATACTCAGAAATTCTAAAAATAATATATTTCTGTTCATATATACCATTAATTTTAAAGTATAATCAATATTTAAGTGCAATTATTGGGTCATTTTTTATGATAATAGGTGGATTTTTAAATGATATTGCTATAAGAGCTAATGGAGGTAAGATGCCAGTTTTTCCTACATTATCATATTTTACTGGTTATATAAAATCTGATTCTTTTATTAGAGTAAATGATATTCACATTTTAGGAGATTGCACTACTAAATTTAAATTTTTAACAGATATATTTGATTTAGGATATAGCGTTTTAAGTATTGGAGACATATTTATTAGATTTTATGTATTTATTATAATTTATAAATCTATAAAGTATATTAATAAAGTTGATTGTGAATAA